The Acetonema longum DSM 6540 genomic sequence AGATTGTAATCTCTCCCGGGGACATGTTTGAATCCGACTTACTTGAAAAGGTATATTCGAAAGGATAAGCCGGATGTGCGCCTACCTCTATAAGCGGTTAAATGTTTAAGATGCTATAGTGAAAAAGCGGCAGGCTGTTTTAGGCGTATAGTATTGTTAAAATCTGCATTCTATTTGGAGGTATATTTATGAACCCGATCTTTACTCTGGAAAACCTTATCCGCCGTATCACCCTAACTCTTTCTGTCTTTCTGATTTCTATGTTGGTCCTTTCTGCCGCAACCGCTGAGGCGGAAAGCGAAATTACCGCTGAGCAGTGGTATCAGCAAGGAACTGCATATGCCGCTCAGGGAGATTACGACCATGCCATTGCTGCCTACAGCCAGGTGATTGCACTGCAACTCCAGGTGCCGGAAACCTACAATAGCCGGGGTATTGTATATATCAAAAAAGGGGATTATGATCGGGCCATCGCCGACTATGATCAAGCCATCGCCTTGAATCCGAAGTTTGCCAGTGCCTATAATAACCGCGGCGTCGCTTATTATGCGAAAGGCCACTATGATCAGGCTATTGCCGACCACAGTCAGGCTGTCGCTCTGAATCCAAAGAATGCCGGCGCCTATTACAACCGCGGCAATGCTTATGGGAAAAACGACCAATATGACCGGGCCATCGCCGACTATACTCAAGCCATCGCTTTGAATCCGAAGCACGTCGCGGCTTATGACAACCGCGGCATGCTTTATAAAAAGAAAGGCCAGTACGACCAGGCTATCGACGATCATACTCAGGCAATCGCTTTGGAGCCAAAGCGCGCCACAGCTTACAACAACCGCGGCATCGCTTATACGAAGAAAGGGCAGTATAACCGGGCAATTGCTGACTTTGACCAAGCCATTCTATTAAATCCGAAAGATGCCATGGCATACTATAATCGTGGCATTACTTACGCCGATAAAGGCGACTATACCCGGGCTATTGTTACCTATAACCGGGCCATCGCTCTGGACCCGCATTATGCTGAAGCCTATTACCAGAAGGCGGTCGCTTGTGAAAAAGCGGGGCGTCTTCCCGAAGCCGCCGAATCTTACCATAAATTCATACTCTATGCGTCAACGCAAGATGATGAATATATCAAGATTGCCCAAGAGCGCTTGGCCGTTCTCGGGAATTAGCAGTTCATTTCCACCGGGAGGCTGGTTGTTATAAATCCATCTGTCTGATGGATTTATCCCGTCTCCACTGCTTCCATTTAAACTGCCCACGCCTAATGGCGTGGGTAGTTTAAATGGCTAGGGCAGGTTAGGCTAATCACTTAGAGGGTTTGTATTTTGTTCCCCAATCCGCCATCAGCTGTATGATCGGGATCAAGGTTTTCCCTTTCTCTGTCAAGGAGTATTCCACCTTTGGGGGAATCTGATGATATTCTTCCCGCAGGATCAACTGCTCGGCTTCCAATTCTTTAAGCTGTTGACTCAACATTTTGTGCGTAATCGCAGACGCACTTTTTTTGATTTCTCCATATCGTTGTACGCCGTTCTCAAATAATATAGCGAGTATAATCCATTTCCACTTGCCGCCAACTACGGATAAAGTATATACGACGGACTTGCCGCATTCATTCATCGTACAATTGGGCATAATACTCTCCTTTTGTATAGTATCTAACATTAAAGTGCATACTTTCTTTTTCAATTAAATAATATACAATGAAAAGAGAAAGATCAAGCACAATCTAAATGGGGAGGAAAAGATATATGGATTTGATACAGGTTGATCAGGAAAAATGTATTAAGTGCGGCCATTGCGCCCAGGTCTGTCCTGTAGGGGTTATCGGCATGGGGCAATATGGTCCGATGGTCAGCGGGCAGCATTGCATTGCCTGTGGTCACTGTGTGGCGATCTGTCCCACGGAAGCACTGGACAACGTGCACTCACCTTTGGCCGGACAGCCGCCTTTAGAAAAAATGCCGGTCTGGGATGCGGATGCTGCGGCGAGATTTCTTCGCAGCCGGAGATCCGTCCGGGCATACCAGAAGACCGCCGTTTCGCGGGAAAAAATCAGGCAGCTTCTCGACATCGCCCGCTTTGCGCCGACCGCCAGCAATTCGCAGGGGGTGGCTTATCGCGTCATTGATCATTCGGATACGTTACGAAGCATTACCGCTGCTGTTATCGACTGGGTGGAGAAAGCACTGAAAACCCCTCCCTGGGCCGGGTCCTCCTATGAAGCGCCGTTGACTGCCCAAATAGCCAGCTTCCGGCAATCCGGCAAGGATGTTATATTGCGTGATGCACCTTGTCTTGTTGTGGCCATGGCCGACAAAAGCTTTTTGCCCACTGGCCGGGACAATGCTCATTTCTCACTGTCTTACGCGGAGCTTTACGCGTCCTCCATTGGGCTTGGAACCTGCTGGGCAGGATTTGTCGAAGCTTGTGCCGTCGCCAATTATCAGCCGTTGCTTGATCTGTTGAACTTGCCGGAGAACATGAGCGTAACCGGCGCAGTCATGGTAGGATATCCGCAATATGCCTATAAAAGGCTGGTGGATCGGAAACCCCTGCAGATAGTCTGGCAATAGTTTTCAGCGAGAGTATGCTTAAGATAGCGAGACAATGGAATACTTTGGAAGCGAGGAGGAGAAGTTACATGAAAGTGTTAGCAATCAACGGAAGCCCGAGAAAGACCTGGAATACAGCCACGCTGCTCAATAAAGCTTTGGAGGGGGCTGCATCACAGGGAGCTGAGACGGAACTGATCCATCTTTATGATCTCAGCTACAAAGGATGTATCAGCTGTTTTGCATGTAAAACCAAAGATGGAAGAAACTATGGCCGATGTCCCATACCGGATGATTTGGCCTCAGTGTTTGCTAAAGTGGAGCAAGCGGATGCGATGATCTTAGGATCTCCTATTTATCTTGGCAGGGTAACCGGCGAGATGGCATCATTTATGGACCGTTTGGTTTTTCAATATCTGATGTATACCGACCCGCCCCAATCGCTTTTTCCCGGCACTCTTCCAACCGGGTTTATTTATACCATGGGTGTTACCGAGGAACAGTTCAAAGAATCTGGATTTGCGCAGCATCTCATTTTGAATGAAACAATGCTCCGGCTTACTTTCGGTCGCGCTGAGACTATGCACAGTTTTGATACCTGCCAGTTTGAGGACTATTCAAAGATGGTAGCCCCTCGTTTTGACCCGGAGAAAAAAGCGGCAAGACGGAAAGAAGTATTCCCGGAAGATTGTGATAAAGCTTTTGCCATGGGAGCGAAACTCGCCACGAAATAATCTTTCTGGCTGCGATGCCTTTGTGAAAAATCGTAACCAAGATGGCTGGATTGCCATTTTGCAAGAATTATTGTTTGACAACTACCGCCTCATATTATATACAAGTATAATATGAGGTGAATATAGTTGTCTTTATTTTTGGGTATTTAAGATTGCTTATATATGAGGAGAGAAGGCAATGAAGATTCTTGTCCTATGCGACCGGAATAGCGCTGCAATCAAAGGATTTGCCCTGCGCGCGCAAGTGGAAACGGCTTTAGAACAAGCAGGCCATACGGTACAAACAGTAGTGCTGAATCAGGACGAAATGAAGCCATGCCTGGGATGCTTCGGGTGTTGGGTCAAGACTCCGGGGCTTTGCGTTATCACTAATGACTGTGCCACTGAAATATCACGTATCCAAATGCAGTCTGATGCCGTAGTAATACTTTCTGAAATCGTCTACGGCGGGTTCAGTCCTGATATCAAGGCTTTTCTTGACCGGGATATCCCCAATATATCACCGTCTTTTGCAATATATCACGGACAAATGCATCATAAGATGCGCTATGAAAGGTTCCCCGATTGGGTCGTCCTCGGATACGGCGACAGCACAGAGGAAGAACGCGAAATCTTTCGGGCATTAGCCGGACGGAATGCGCTGAATCTGCGGCCGCCAAAGCATTTCTGTTTTACCATGCAATATGCGGATGACTGCCGGGAGGCCGTATCTAGGCTGGGGCGAATTTTTGCAGCGGAGGTGAGCGAATGAAACGTATTGCAGCAATTAACGGGAGCCCCAAGGCAGCGGGCAGCGTGTCCGGTATGCTGATAGAAAAGACGGAAGAAATTCTGGGCGTCAAGATCGATGTCTTTCAGGCAACGAAACTGATCCAGTCGGAGAAAGCCCCGGAAACAATCGCTGATATCCTGGAGGCGGAGATACTGTTGATTGTCTTCCCTCTCTATGTAGATTCGCTTCCTGCTCCACTGGTAAAATTACTCATGCTTATACAGCAGTCGGCCAAGACGTCGAATTCGCCGCTGCCTGTGGTTTATGCAATTTGCAACTGCGGTTTTTATGAAGCGGAACACAATACGCTGGCTTTACGCATGCTGCGCAGCTTTGCAGATCGCGCCGGACTGGGTTGGGGATACGGTATCGGCATTGGCTGCGGCGGTTTTTTGCCGTCAGTAAGCAAGAATATGAAAAAAGGTCCTGCGGCAAATGTCCATGAAGCCTTATATTCACTCTGTGAAACAATTCGTATCAACGATTTCAAAGAGCACGGGGATGTGCTTGTCACCCCTAAAATCCCCCGGTTCTTATACAGGCTGGCCGGAGAAATCGGCTGGCTGCAAATGGCAAGAAAGAACGGCGTTTTACGGCAGTTGAATGCGAAACCCCATGCCGGTGCAAAATGAATACGTTGAATAGATTATTGGAGATATAAATGGATCAAGACAATACAAAAATCATTCCAACCAGCTGTATTCACAACTGTGGCGGCCGTTGTTTATTAAAAGCCCATGTAAAAGAAGGCATCCTGATCCAGCTTACCACCGACGATTCGCCTGATACAGATCAGTTTCCTCAAGCCCGGGCTTGTCTGAAAGGACGGGCTCAGAGACAGCGGCTGTACGATCCGGATCGTTTGAAATATCCCATGAAACGGGTCGGAGAACGGGGGGAAGGAAGATTTAACCGTATCAGCTGGGATGAAGCCTTCGATACCATAACCGGGCAAATGCAGCGCATAAAGCAGATGTACGGCAATGAAGCCATACACCTGCTTTATGGCACAGGTGTATACGGCCAAATCAGCCAGTCCTGGATCACGCCGGATATGGGCGGCGCCCTGCCGCGGTTTCTTCATATGTTCGGCGGCTATTTGGGCTATTATAACACGTACAGTTCAGCCTGTTTCAGCTATAGCGCGCCCTATACTTACGGCGTAGCAGAAGGCAACAGCCCTGACGATTTGGTCAATGCAAAGCTAATCGTGCTGTTTGCGGAAAATATGGCGGAAACGCGGATGGGCGGCGCCGGCGCCGCCTACTATCTAAAGCTGGCGAAAGACAAAGGCGCTAAGATAGTGGTGGTTGATCCCCGCTATAGCGACACGGCATCCGCCCTGGCCGACGAATGGATTCCGATCAGGCCAACTACTGATAACGCCCTCATCGATGCTATGGCCTATGTCATGCTCACGGAAACTCTACACGACCAGACCTTCCTGGATACCTATTGCCTTGGTTTTGACGAAGAACATATGCCTCCGGGCATCCCGGCCGGCCATTCCTATCGAAGCTATCTCTTTGGCTTAAGCGATGACAAGATCGTGAAAACGCCGGAGTGGGCCGAACGAATCACCGGGATACCCCGTGACAGCATCGTCAGGCTGGCTCGCCAAATTGGCCGGACGAAACCGGCCTGCCTCTTGCAAGGCCTGGGCTGGCAGCGCCATGCCTATGGCGAGCAGCCGGTGCGGGCTCTGCCTGTGCTGGCGGCTATGACCGGGAGCCTTGGCAAGAAAGGAGGCGGGCCGGGGTTGCGTCTCGGCGGGCACAAAGTACCAATGGGCTGGGTGCCGGCCGGAACGAATCCTGTTAAGGCTTCTATCTCCTGCTATATGTGGCCGGAAGCCATTCTGCGCGGCAAAGAAATGACAGCCGCCGACGGAGTGCAGGGAGCGGCCGGACTCGCGACCGATATAAAAATGATCTGGAGCTACGCGTCGAACATCCTCATTAACCAGCACTCAGACTGCAACGGAACCGCCAGGATTCTTCAGGATGAATCCAAATGCGAATTTATTCTGGTGCATGACGTGGTTATGACGCCCAGCGCTAAATTTGCCGATATTCTCTTGCCGGACGTAACTCATTTCGAGCGGGAAGATATTACGACCTACAGCTCAGGCATTGGCTATGCCATCTACCATCAAAAGGTGGTAGAGCCTATGTATGAGTGTAAGGATATCTATACGATAACCAGTGAACTGGCAAACCGGCTGGGTTTCGGCAATCAGTTCACCGAAGGCAAAACGGAACAGGATTGGCTGCGTGAGTGTGTCAAAGCCGCCCAGGATAAAGATCCCCGCTTTCCCGCCTTTGAAGATTTCCGCCGTCAGGGCATCTACAAGGCAGCGCCGCCAGAACCGGTCATTGCCTATGAACAGCAAATCGCGGACCCTGTTCATCATCCGTTTCAGACTCCCTCCGGCAAAATAGAAATCTTTTCACCCCGGTTATGGGAAAAGAACAACGCGCGGGAGGTTCCGGCCGTGCCCAAGTATATATCTGCCTGGGAAGGGCCGGATTCGCCGCTGACAGCAAAATATCCCCTGCAATGTATCGGCTATCACTGCAAACAGCGCGTCCATTCCACCTTTGATAACATTCCCTGGATGGAGGAGGCCGGAAAGCAGGAAGTATGGATCAGCCCCGGCGATGCCGAGGAGCGCGGCATCATGAATGGTGAGCAGGTTAAGGTATTCAATGACCGCGGCGCGATGATCATTGCGGCCAAGGTAACTCCCCGCATAATGCCGGGTGTGGCCGCCATCCCCCAAGGAGCCTGGTGGTCCCCTGACAGCCAGGGGATTGACCGGCGCGGCAACATCAATACTATCACCAAGTATCATCCTACACCGCTGGCTAAAGGGAATCCCCAGCATACCAATCTGGTACAGATCGAAAAAGCATAAGGACACGAGGAGAAAGATATGTCGAAGCAAATGGGCTTCTACTTCCGGCAAGACCGCTGTATCGGCTGTCTTACCTGCCAAATAGCCTGTAAAGATAAAAATGACTTAGCCGTTGGACAAAACTTCCGGAAAGTTCAGGAATTTGCCGGCGGAGGCTACCGGCAAACCGGCAGCGGCCTGAAAAACGACGTCTACGCCTATTGGCTGTCCATGAGCTGCAACCATTGCGCCGAGCCGGCCTGTGTTAAGCAATGCCCCACCGGAGCGATGCAGAAACGCAGCGACGACGGGATTGTCTGCATTGAACCGACGAAATGCATTGGCTGCCGTCAATGCGTGACAGCCTGTCCTTACGGCGCACCCCAGTTTAACCCCCAAACCGGCAAAACCGGTAAATGCGACATGTGCCAAGACTTGCTGGCAAAAGGAGAAAAGCCGGTATGTGTCACCGGCTGTCCTGTGCGGGTTCTGGATTGTGGCGATCTAGATGAGCTGAAAAAGAAAGATCAGGGGGTAGACCAAATCAAAGGCATGCCGGAGCCTAAGACCAAGCCATCCTTAGTTATAACACCGCACCGCAGCGCTGTGATGAAAAACAGTTGAATAAGCTATATCATGAATCTCTCTTGGGGAATTTCTGTCTATTGCGGGCATCCTATACCTATCACCGAAACGTTAGCGAAGGGTTGTGTGATGAGAATGGAAAACAAAAGCGGAGCAGCAAACAGCCAAGGTCAACCGCCGCTTGATGCGGGCCACCGGGAAATATGGCTGGCGGGAGGCTGTTTCTGGGGACTGGAAGCATACCTGGATAAGCTGAGCGGGATTGTTTACACCGAGGTGGGTTATGCCAACGGGAATACGGAAAAACCCAGCTACGAGCAGGTCTGCTACAACAGCACCGGTCATGCGGAGACGGTTTATGTGCAATATGATCCAGGGCAGATTGACCTGGCCACCCTGCTGACCTATTTTTTTAAAGTGGTCGACCCCACCTCTGTAAACAGGCAGGGGAATGATCGGGGCAGCCAGTATCGCAGCGGCATCTACTATCAGGAGCCTGCCGATAAAGCAATCATCGATCAGGCCATCGCCCAGGAACAGAAAAAATATTCCTCAGCGATAGTCACGGAAGTGCTGCCGCTTCGCAACTATTATGCGGCCGAGGAATATCATCAGAAATATCTCGCGAAAAATCCCAACGGTTACTGTCACATTGATCTTTCCAGCCTCGATCAGGACCCCGGAGCCAAGGGTCAGGACCCGTCACATCCTGTTCCAACCCACCAGAGGACCTATGCCAAACCGAGCCGGGAAGAAATACGAGAGAAACTAACCGACACCCAATATCAGGTTACCCAGTCCTGCGGAACAGAGCCGCCCTTTGCCAACGAATATTGGGACAACCATGCAAAAGGCCTGTATGTGGACGTCGTCACCGGCGAGCCTCTGTTCAGTTCCCGGGACAAGTACGACTCAGGCACCGGATGGCCAAGTTTTACCCGGCCGATTCATTCAGAAGCAGTCACCACCAAGCAGGATAAAAGTTATTCCATGGAACGCACCGAAGTACGCAGCCGCCACAGCGAAAGCCACCTGGGGCACGTTTTCCCCGACGGGCCCAAAGACCGGGGCGGTCAGCGATATTGCATGAATAGCGCCTCCCTGCGCTTTATTCCACTCGATAAAATGGAAGAAGAGGGTTATGGGGAATGGATCGATCTGATAAAATAGCTACTTAATGCTTGATGCAATCCGACCCTGCCGTTCCTTACATTGCCGCATTTAAAGCGGCGTGCCTGATCAGAATTTGCAGCCAGCCCAATATGAAAATAAATATTCCGATATACCGCATCCGATTCAGCGGACCGTGTTTAACCTGGGTTCCGCAATCCACATCCCATGAGCTGATCCCGTTTTTCAGCAAATCGTTTCTCGCTATATTCATGGCAACCAACTCAACGAAGGGGAAGCCCAGCCACTTACGATCAACCAAACTTTAACCGAACGCCGCAGGCTTTGACTCAACGATGGTTTCGTTCCGCTCTCTGCATTAACGATACGAATATTAAAGAGCCACTTTCCGGGCGTTGTGCCGAATAGACTTAGTAAAACCGATTCTAGTACAATAGACATCAGCATGACCATTATAAGCTCTTTGAACGGTGCCGTTGCCTCATCTGTACCGAAAATGGCGGCTCTTATTATACCAAGAGAGAAGCCGAATAATATCAAATCCATCTTCCGAGCGAAAAATCTAAACCAGGAATGGGGGCGATCAGCTAAAAACGGTTCGGTTATAACGGGTTCTGGTATCATAGAGCATCCTCCCTATTGTGTAGGCGCTTGCGGTTAAGAGATGCGCCAATTTCTGCCGAAAAAATAAACAGGCCAGTAGCTTTGGCCAGCCATTAAGTTTATCGGGTAGATTGTAACGCCACTT encodes the following:
- a CDS encoding tetratricopeptide repeat protein, with the protein product MNPIFTLENLIRRITLTLSVFLISMLVLSAATAEAESEITAEQWYQQGTAYAAQGDYDHAIAAYSQVIALQLQVPETYNSRGIVYIKKGDYDRAIADYDQAIALNPKFASAYNNRGVAYYAKGHYDQAIADHSQAVALNPKNAGAYYNRGNAYGKNDQYDRAIADYTQAIALNPKHVAAYDNRGMLYKKKGQYDQAIDDHTQAIALEPKRATAYNNRGIAYTKKGQYNRAIADFDQAILLNPKDAMAYYNRGITYADKGDYTRAIVTYNRAIALDPHYAEAYYQKAVACEKAGRLPEAAESYHKFILYASTQDDEYIKIAQERLAVLGN
- a CDS encoding winged helix-turn-helix transcriptional regulator: MPNCTMNECGKSVVYTLSVVGGKWKWIILAILFENGVQRYGEIKKSASAITHKMLSQQLKELEAEQLILREEYHQIPPKVEYSLTEKGKTLIPIIQLMADWGTKYKPSK
- a CDS encoding nitroreductase family protein, translated to MDLIQVDQEKCIKCGHCAQVCPVGVIGMGQYGPMVSGQHCIACGHCVAICPTEALDNVHSPLAGQPPLEKMPVWDADAAARFLRSRRSVRAYQKTAVSREKIRQLLDIARFAPTASNSQGVAYRVIDHSDTLRSITAAVIDWVEKALKTPPWAGSSYEAPLTAQIASFRQSGKDVILRDAPCLVVAMADKSFLPTGRDNAHFSLSYAELYASSIGLGTCWAGFVEACAVANYQPLLDLLNLPENMSVTGAVMVGYPQYAYKRLVDRKPLQIVWQ
- a CDS encoding flavodoxin family protein, which translates into the protein MKVLAINGSPRKTWNTATLLNKALEGAASQGAETELIHLYDLSYKGCISCFACKTKDGRNYGRCPIPDDLASVFAKVEQADAMILGSPIYLGRVTGEMASFMDRLVFQYLMYTDPPQSLFPGTLPTGFIYTMGVTEEQFKESGFAQHLILNETMLRLTFGRAETMHSFDTCQFEDYSKMVAPRFDPEKKAARRKEVFPEDCDKAFAMGAKLATK
- a CDS encoding NAD(P)H-dependent oxidoreductase; its protein translation is MKILVLCDRNSAAIKGFALRAQVETALEQAGHTVQTVVLNQDEMKPCLGCFGCWVKTPGLCVITNDCATEISRIQMQSDAVVILSEIVYGGFSPDIKAFLDRDIPNISPSFAIYHGQMHHKMRYERFPDWVVLGYGDSTEEEREIFRALAGRNALNLRPPKHFCFTMQYADDCREAVSRLGRIFAAEVSE
- a CDS encoding DMSO/selenate family reductase complex A subunit — its product is MDQDNTKIIPTSCIHNCGGRCLLKAHVKEGILIQLTTDDSPDTDQFPQARACLKGRAQRQRLYDPDRLKYPMKRVGERGEGRFNRISWDEAFDTITGQMQRIKQMYGNEAIHLLYGTGVYGQISQSWITPDMGGALPRFLHMFGGYLGYYNTYSSACFSYSAPYTYGVAEGNSPDDLVNAKLIVLFAENMAETRMGGAGAAYYLKLAKDKGAKIVVVDPRYSDTASALADEWIPIRPTTDNALIDAMAYVMLTETLHDQTFLDTYCLGFDEEHMPPGIPAGHSYRSYLFGLSDDKIVKTPEWAERITGIPRDSIVRLARQIGRTKPACLLQGLGWQRHAYGEQPVRALPVLAAMTGSLGKKGGGPGLRLGGHKVPMGWVPAGTNPVKASISCYMWPEAILRGKEMTAADGVQGAAGLATDIKMIWSYASNILINQHSDCNGTARILQDESKCEFILVHDVVMTPSAKFADILLPDVTHFEREDITTYSSGIGYAIYHQKVVEPMYECKDIYTITSELANRLGFGNQFTEGKTEQDWLRECVKAAQDKDPRFPAFEDFRRQGIYKAAPPEPVIAYEQQIADPVHHPFQTPSGKIEIFSPRLWEKNNAREVPAVPKYISAWEGPDSPLTAKYPLQCIGYHCKQRVHSTFDNIPWMEEAGKQEVWISPGDAEERGIMNGEQVKVFNDRGAMIIAAKVTPRIMPGVAAIPQGAWWSPDSQGIDRRGNINTITKYHPTPLAKGNPQHTNLVQIEKA
- a CDS encoding DMSO/selenate family reductase complex B subunit, with protein sequence MSKQMGFYFRQDRCIGCLTCQIACKDKNDLAVGQNFRKVQEFAGGGYRQTGSGLKNDVYAYWLSMSCNHCAEPACVKQCPTGAMQKRSDDGIVCIEPTKCIGCRQCVTACPYGAPQFNPQTGKTGKCDMCQDLLAKGEKPVCVTGCPVRVLDCGDLDELKKKDQGVDQIKGMPEPKTKPSLVITPHRSAVMKNS
- a CDS encoding RDD family protein, with product MIPEPVITEPFLADRPHSWFRFFARKMDLILFGFSLGIIRAAIFGTDEATAPFKELIMVMLMSIVLESVLLSLFGTTPGKWLFNIRIVNAESGTKPSLSQSLRRSVKVWLIVSGWASPSLSWLP